The genomic stretch TCGAAGACGTCCGCACGCTGCGCAGCGAGCTGGGGATCATCTACCGGAACGACTTCAACCGAGCCGTCATCGACAAGCTCCTGCGCGACTCCGGCCTGGAGTTCCGGCCGCTCTTCGTGGCCCAGCCGCACATCTTCATCTCGCGCAAGAACCCGCTCGCCGGCAAGGAGCGCGCGACCCTTGCCGACCTGGCCGACCTGCCGCGCCTCACCTTCGACCAGGGCGCGAACAACTCCTTCTACTTCGCCGAGGAGATCCTCTCCACGCTGTCGAGCAGGCGGGAGATCCGCGTCTCCGACCGCGCGACGATCTTCAACCTCATGATCGGCCTCGACGGCTACACGATCTCCACCGGCATCATCAGCGACGACCTCGACCCGGCCATCACAGCCGTCCCGCTCGACGTGGACGAGCGCATCGAGATCGGCTGGATCGGCCACTCCGCCATCCCCCTCACGGACCTGGCCCAGCGCTACCTCGACGAGGTGCGGGCCGTCGTCGCCGAGTTCGGAGTCACGCTCCTCGGCGAGGGGCACGACCCGCGGTCGAGGCCGACCCCACGCACCCCGCTGGAGGCCTGAGAGGTCGACGAGGGCGTGGTCACGGCCAGCACGATCCTCGGTCCGCGGGCTCAGGAGCCCGATCGATCGCCAAGACCCGCACACTGGCTGCGCGGGGATGGCCGACACCACCCGGGGGAGGCGCCGGATGTGGCGCGCAGATCCATGATCGTCACCAGAGGGGTCTCGCGACCGTCTTGCCCCCCAGGCCCCTCGGAGCGGCTGGGGGTGGGCTTCCTCGGGAGCTCAGCGCGCGCCTGTCGGAGATCGCACTGCAGATGATCGGGTCCTGACCCATCGCCGCGCCCCGCGGTCGTCGCGGCCAGCGGCCCGCTGGGCGACACCGGCGGAGGTCGCAGAGGTGTTCACCGCCGTCCGCGCGAGGGCCCGCGTCATGGGCCCGGGCGCAAGAAGTCACCCGACGCGCCGAGGAGTGCGTGCATCCGGTTCATCGATGAACTAGCGTGTTCAGCACTGGAGGCTCAAACCACTGCGGCATCCGGTTGGCGCTGGCTCAGCCGCGCGTCGAGAGCCGCAGTCCTCCAGCCCCCAGGGGGACTGCGGCTCTCTTCTCCTCGAGCTTCAGCTGCTCGCACGCTCAACGACCCGGTGCGCGATGGTCTGCGTCTGCGGGCCCCGG from Quadrisphaera setariae encodes the following:
- a CDS encoding LysR family transcriptional regulator yields the protein MARRSGGVTLQQLTYFIEVAAEGSISAAADLLYVAQPTLSAAMKELEARVGRSLLVRSARGVTLTTDGAEFLGYARQVVEQVALLEQRYLDRPPSRRLLGVSTQHYSFAVDAFVRMVRRTEGAEYEFSLRETRTWDIIEDVRTLRSELGIIYRNDFNRAVIDKLLRDSGLEFRPLFVAQPHIFISRKNPLAGKERATLADLADLPRLTFDQGANNSFYFAEEILSTLSSRREIRVSDRATIFNLMIGLDGYTISTGIISDDLDPAITAVPLDVDERIEIGWIGHSAIPLTDLAQRYLDEVRAVVAEFGVTLLGEGHDPRSRPTPRTPLEA